attgctGTATGATATAGTACATCTGGAGAGGCTTTTCCTGTCAGCTGCCTCAACCTTAGTTCAGATCATTATCAGCATAGAATGTTTTTGACTACGTTGATGTGCTCAATGCAGAAAGGAACAATAAGTGAGCAAAAAGAAAATTGTTGGTGGTAGAGGCATCTTACACTATTTCTGGTTCTGTTCTAATATACAAAGAGATGTGGTGTTTCCTTTATTAGGCTAAAAACGTTATAACCTAAAAGTTGAAATAATGCCGCAAAATAAAGCCAATATTAAGATCTGGATATTTGTGCAccgttacatttttacataattcTGTAATTTAACTACCCAGAGTTGTTCTACTGTTTTTCTGCTTGCATCTTATTTGAGTTTGTTAATTGGCAATATATATGACACAGTCAAACTGCTGCTCATTTAGTTTTTGAATAATCTCATAATACAGCATTGGGTATCAGTCTTTATTCCTATAATATAGAGCAAGTtggttaaaaacaacatttacacatTATTTAGAAATGTTGGCCTTTATTTGTTTACTCAGCTTGCCCTGTtttaacagacaaaaaaaaaaaaaaaaaaaaaaaaaaaaacaacccactgTATTATTCACGAATGTGACACCCTGATATACCCTGATGGGTCTTTGGCCCACACAACCCATGTTTGATTGTGATTTCACTTAAGACACAGTTCAGAGTAAATCTATAGGGATATTGGAGGCAGTAtattaatttaacacatttttttttaatgtaaaaaaacataCTCAACATGAAGTTAACATAGCCTCAAACTGATATAATTTGACGAATAATGTATTCagatacaatatattaaacatgtaagtAAGATGatctttaaaaatgacacattctCTGTTTAATTCTCTGTGATGCACACTGTGACTGCTCTGAACTGTACTATATTTCTTtttgcacaatacatttttactgGAACAACTTCATTTTCCATGGCCCATCCAGTAGGACAACACAGCCCACCTTTGGGTCCCAGCTGATATTGACCAAAAACTTTATAACTTTGAAAACCATTCATAGTTAGAGTTTGACATTATTAAAGATTGACATTTACTAAAATGAGATTACCAGTCTTCTTCTCAACAATTCATCAACAgtgacaattcatcacggagggtacattatcatatcacagctgtttaaaacactacaggtgaaaatgaacaGTGCGGCGCttgtaactctaaccctaaccttaaccctaaccggTGAGTTATTGTCCATGATGAATTATTGCTGATGATGAATTGTcggtgatgaattgtcgctggtgatgaattgttgatGATGAAAAGTGGGATACCAAATGGGGCAATACTATAGACCAGTGTATACATGTACATGTTCGTGCATGTGATTGAATGAGAAtcagtttgtacattttttgttatgtCCCATTTATGACAAGGTACTACAATCCAGTAGGGCTAAACAGCTGCCCtatgcctttttttatttaaatgatccgCTGTATCACCTCATCAGGTGGCAACTTCAGTCATGTATCCTGTAGTGGGGAGACATTCAATTACATCCGTACAACATGGTAGCTATACAAAGATGAGCCTTACTCCTTCATATTGCTCTTAGATTAGTTTTCTCAACAATTACAAAGGAATCCATGACACATGTGTCTGACTGAAAACATATGTTCTCTTTTTCTTCCATATGATACAGTATCaataaaggaaataaatgaatatgAGCAAAGCGACGTTCAACTTCATCTGCAAAACATGATTCTACTAAACAGTTTTGATACTATTGAGTGGAAAAAAgtagatacaaataaaaaaatctgtttaatgaaacaaaaagattCATGTGCAAATGATGAACGCAGAAGTCTCAGCAAAAATGGAACTCTGACATTGAAGCACGTGACAAAAGATGATGCAGGACTATATTCACTAGAACTCTTCAAAAATGGAAAGAGTCTTATTAAAGAGGAAACACAGCTATACATAAAGGGTAAGTTGTTTTAATTAAGTGATAACGGtatgctgaaagagagagagagagagagagagagagagagagagagagagagagagagagagagagagagatataaaacaaacaatacaaaaaaaacatgttacctAGGATCCCACTCCCGCCATATTCATTTGCGTATGCACTTCTGAGAAGCCAACCTCAGCTGGCCTTGAGATGACTGGAAGCACCACCTTCCTACCTGTTATATTATTAGTAGAAACATACAATTCATGTTGCTgaataaatgtgtgtgttgtgtttcttttcagTCTGGGCACCTAAAGTAATGATCAAAGAGAATTGTACCAATGGAATTGTCCTTACTTGCAATTTGGACATAAATTCTGATAAGGCGTTTGAATGGACATTAAATGACAAATCTCTGAGTGACACCCAGGCACAATTCAGTGGGAACAACAAAACAGTGACATTGAAGATGGCATTTAAAACCACTGACAAGTTTAAGTGCATTGCTAAACATGCAAGTATGGAAGTAACAAGTGGGCCTAAAACACTTACATGTAATGGTAAGTTGTGTTAAATaaattttccttaaaaaaaacttccttttaaaaaacGAGCCTCTATTTATAGTGATGTACCATTTGCCAAAATGATGTCACCAGTTGCTAGGTAGGTTGCTCTGTCGGCACAGAATAAACTCCATCTCACTTCGTAATGACGAATGACTAGAAGCTACATCTTAACATTTTTCTGCAAATATTAAGTTATCAGCAAATATTACATTTGAACAAATATAAATACTGTCAGATTGTTACATCTCTCTGAGAGTAGGTGAATGGTCACAGTATATTAACCCTATATTACCCCTTTACAGGCGGGTGTAGCATACATTGTAGAAGGCTCCATTTTCACACTAGGTTTCCAATACAGTAGTGAGAGTGCCCTCTGTCTAACGCGCTGTCTAATACAGCACCTAATGTGTAAGCAGAGGTATTAACTGACAATTTCGTATTACCAATGTTATGTCAACGGTCTGTAAATTTTTTTGTTATCCTGATTGGCTAAACAATCCTTGAATAGTAACAGAAGCTGGACAGGGTTGTCAGATTGCACAATCCCCCTCCCCCCAATGAAGCTATTCTTGTTAATAAAATTTGTGATTGGCGAGTGTCAGTTTGTGGGGCCAAGTAACactttttaaagtgtatattgGGTGCTCTTGACTTGAAATGTAATTGCATTTGTGCTACTTTATACAGGCCTAGCAACAGCCCAATTAAGTGTTTATATTAAAAAGGACATCAAGCCCAGTTAAATTAGGCAGTAAAGCATTatgcttttttacatttcagatgggagtttgtaaacttggttgcttttctggaaggagaatctgcccataaccaatacgtcatcagcaagcacataaaagctctgtgtactattcattcttgtcgcttctttttgtttcggctgctcagtcaagctcTGGGAGGTCGAAACGGGAgtaagggctgccctcagccatggtTTTCCTGAGATTtcctcctaaaaaaataaaaaatatgtgagtagggagtttttccttacctgattgctgagcggttcgtatttagtagttctgcggggtgcgtggtcgagtttgagaggctgggctctctccctcggtgcagtcatgctctgggggacgggccgtgtcttagctgctgattttcattaaattcaatatttgaggattaggtggcagagtgccactgtggagagtgttaaatatttttcattattcattcatggtttggcggcctcgtcatttcggggagaggtggctacagccacttcttaccTGCGGACtcggatgcatgtatctgttcatgtatttccagctgaCCTTgagcaggtagccgtcgggcatcCGTGGACGAGACCTCcagccaaatatatatttcactcgggccctgagcgcctttcacagtcataaataatctgcaattgcaatttctgtcatcatcattcattcactgccattcacttAAGCGGATTCTCCGCGCTGAATCATCTGTTCATGGACGCAATGGAGCACCTAAATGCAAGTACTGCCAATCAGAATTGAGGAATCATTATACGGGCTTGATCAGTCGTTATATAACACAGtagcacattaaaaataaaaataaagatgttggGCAACCCAACTTGAAAATAAATCGGGGAACCCTGTATCTGGAATGACTTTATGCACCACaagcaggaaaaaaaagttagctaCTGTAGGTCTGTTTAACATTTATCCTTTAAATTTTTAAGtgcaatgaaataaaataataataattacggtTAAAATGGCCCTAACTCCATTGTTTCTCTAGCTTAGTCAGTCGGTTTACATGAAGCATGCATTATTACCGTAAAACCCACATATGTGGCTATGTGCGTGTTCAAGCTATGTTGAGAATCTCAATCATTCTGCATACCTTCAGTCTTCATTCTGCATACCGGCTGTCCCACATGCATTTTGCACTTCATTGCAGCTGACATGGTTGCTGTTGCATATCAGTGACTTTTTAAGTGACttgttcattttataactaaacagtcttacatatatatatatatatatatatatatatatatatatatatatatatatatatatatatatatatatatatatatatatatatatatatatatatgtatatatatatgtatatatatagtatatatatgtgtttatattacctatatcaattatatatatatatatatattatattatttatatatagatatatatatatatacaccatcatatataatatatatattatatatatatatatatataattatatatatatatatatataatcagcttTCCCTTGAAAACGATCAACAAACACCTAATTAAGGACAATTAGGTGTTCGCTGTTATAATTTGAAGAGAATAATTTCTTCAagttccttttttcatttttgtttctgctGCTTTCTGAATTGATAAGCATTACACAAGACCAGTAGGACAgttgtttctcattttaactaACTGTGACCCATTGCTTACTACATTACGTCTTGGTTTCATTGACTTCATAATAATCCACTcttgaaatatatacaaaaaacattttaacaggtaAGCTGTCTCACAAATATTGTATTGTTgtacaaatacaattacaaaaacactttacattttgtaatgaccttttaagtaattacattttaaacaggccaacatttttcattttacaattagaCTAGTGGTTCCACTGTGTCAACACAATTATGGGTGTAATTGCTGCGTTATTACAGTGtatgtaaagtgttatcaaaaTAGCAATACAGACTTCATTATGTCAGCCTGTCTGGGGTTGACTTTAGAGTTTGGAATTGAAGAAAGGATTTcactttgcattttctgtttaGTTGAAACAGTCATCGATTGGTTCCTGATTGGAGGCATAGCCGGAGGAGGACTCGTGGTGCTGGTCTTGTTGTTTGTGGTAATTTGCTGTATCTGCCGGAAAAAAAGACAACGACAACAAAATCTGGGTAATAATCCACTGCCTTCAACATAACACATGACACAGTGTTATATTAGATCAATTTGCTTGTCCTTAAGATCACAAACCAATTAGTTAAGAGATCTACAGATGTCtttaatgttatttgcttaagGCAGAAAGCTATTTGTTTGCACAGCAATGAATACCAATAAAATGAGGACACTTCCTTTTAAATGTGCTACATTTCaagcaacaaaaaacactggTGAAAATAAATCTAACACTCAATGCACTTATAAGTAacatattgaaaatgaaaagaatgtatatatatacatataataagtTTATGTAAAACAGAATAACACAGATGAATACAAGAGAGGTAAACAGACTTCGCTTTGACAGGCAGCTGTGGCAGAGTGTGGAGATTTTCTTTCCTGGTTTCAAGGCAAATGACAAGTGGAGGTTCCTTTACTGTCTTAATTAATTGTTTGTGGtctcatttattttactgtgctccAAAAATCAACTCCCAACCAGAACATTTAGGTTAGATTATTTATTGGCTTTTGTGACATTATTTCCAAGTCAAATTTAGAAAACCTAAATAAATGGTTATGTTTACTGCCTGCAGATCAGTTGTCGCTCAGTGTGATAAAGTGACACCTCtaaacacagtgtaacacataTGTGCAAAACTGAATCAAattcagcaacaaaaaaagtttcaaatgtGTGAGGATATGACCATTTATACCAATAACAAACATATTGAATGCAACTTACTGGTGATGAATGTACAGTACCAGTCTATAGCAACATAGTAATATTTTACACCTGTACATTTGAAAAGGTCACTGCACTATAAAATAGAGAACTTTCCCTGATTATCAAGGCACCCACTGTATCAGCAGTTGCAAAGCACAATCTTTTCAATAttacacaaaacatttaattttacagAACCTCCAAAAAACATGCAATTTCCTTAATGCTACCAAAAAGTAAAATTCAATTGAATATGAGGTAAGAggtaaatactgtacacactcaCAATGCAAGCAGGATCAACTAGAAAAGAAAATAGAGTCTCAACTTACTATGAGCATTTAAgggtcattttaaaatgctgctgtaTCTGCATACCAGATACCGTTGACGGTTGTATAAGCAGTGTAGGCTATATCCGTCTCTGATCCAATATGGCAGATATTTTGAAACCATGTTATTTTATACTGTAGGTTTCTATAAACATCGCTTGCGATTTCTGTCTAAAATGATACCACTGAATCAGCATTTCAGTAATAGATACAAGTATTTGTACCATATTTTTAAGAGcaagtgtaaaatgtaattactttattattgttaGCACATGTTTGCACAGAAATGTAAGTTTCACCAGTGCAAACAAAGTCCAAAACCTTTGTTCTcagaaatacatgtacatgtgtcatatcctgtttttttttttgttttttttaagcgcAGTTTACCATAAGAAAAGTTTTGTTTCTGGGAAATCACCAATGaactgaaatttatatatatatatatatatatatatatatatatatatatatatatatatatatatatatatatatatatatatatatactgagctgTATTGATCAATAATTTGACTATCAACAATTAGAGTATGCTTTATCCTTTATCCTTTTTGCTCACCTGATTCACTGGC
The Polyodon spathula isolate WHYD16114869_AA chromosome 9, ASM1765450v1, whole genome shotgun sequence genome window above contains:
- the LOC121320733 gene encoding T-cell surface antigen CD2-like codes for the protein MAFKETTLTLLLIFVQCIPYSVSIKEINEYEQSDVQLHLQNMILLNSFDTIEWKKVDTNKKICLMKQKDSCANDERRSLSKNGTLTLKHVTKDDAGLYSLELFKNGKSLIKEETQLYIKVWAPKVMIKENCTNGIVLTCNLDINSDKAFEWTLNDKSLSDTQAQFSGNNKTVTLKMAFKTTDKFKCIAKHASMEVTSGPKTLTCNVETVIDWFLIGGIAGGGLVVLVLLFVVICCICRKKRQRQQNLDEELPTIQTEGEQRLQPPPRSHSQPRSQAQPRSQAQPRSGPRSQPRSQPPAKSQLPGPRFLMESEEEQPPPRPRPRQKAPDPNMQY